AAAAGCCAGTTAATTACTCCGCTGTTTTCTATTTATGATGACTGTTCAGTAACATTGTTACTGCTGATATTTGCGATTCTATAGGCATCAAATGCTGCGATAGCCCAGATGATTAAAAGTAAGTAACCAATAGTTGTCAGATTAGGGTTATCCAAAGCGCCTTGATTAATTAATGCTTGGCGAATGGCTGAAACCTCCATGGGAATTTCTCCTCGAATGATACTATCGATCACTTGCTGAGTTTTATCATGTATATCTTTTACTAGGTCCAGTAACAAATAAGCAAAACTAACAATAAAAGCAATTGCTATTGCATATTTCTTTAAAACTAAATGGCCAATCCCTGGGAAAACGAGTAATGATAATAAGGTAACTTTGGTGGTTTGTTTCATGTTTTAATCGCAAATAATACTATCTAAGTGAGCAGTATCTTATCCTGAACGGTTAGTCTAATACATACTAACCGTAACTTTATAGAATATTGGCACTGGGTTTTAGCCGTTTAATATGAATTTACAAGCAATAATCAAACGACCGTTTAAATAATAATAAAAACATGTATACTCGAATTGTTAAAATAAATAATATTTTGTCTAACGATTATTTAAAATAAAATTAGTTAGTTACGATTTGAATGAAAGTGATTACTATTGGGGTTCTTAGCTCATTGGTACATAAAATCTAAGTTAAAAAGATATATGTTAAATCCTAGTAACATAAAATTAACGCTTGTTTAATTTTTGTTCAAATGGTAATTTTTAAAAATAAAAATAAAAATAAGAATAAAAAAGGATCAGTAATGCCATTAGCTGCCATTCGCCAGGATGATGAAGATGAACATCTGCCCGAAGCAAAAGTTGATCAACAAACTATATCACTCGCGGGATCTGAAGAAGCATTAGCAAGTGTGAATTCTTCTATCGCTGAAGATAAAGACGAAGAACCCTATTACCATTACACAGTCGATACTAAAGATCCTGATCCTTGGTTAATTGTGCATCGAACCAAAATAATTATTTTTGTTATTTTGGCTACCGCAGCAGTAGCAGGTAGTATTTTTTACAAAGACCTCAAATTAAATGAACAAACCAATGCAATGGTCGCTGAACCACAGTTAAATGATCTTTATTATGTCGATTTCCGCGTCATCAAAGATAACCTTCGGCCAACCGAAAAATTCAGAATGGCGAAAGTTACCGATATTACTGGGGATGTGGTAACCATTAACTTTAGTAGTTATTTTTATCTTCAAGAACATGAATTGAATGAAGCTATTCGATACGCACAGCTAAGATTCGAAAAGTTTTTCCAAGAGAAACGTCATAATTATACTAAGACTGAACTACAAGCGTTAGTTGGGTCTGGTGCCATTGTTTTAGCACGCAGACCTGTAGGTAACATGCTTGATGGTAATGTTGTTGTTCCTGACTCTCATTTTAAATCAAGCTCTGTCTTTATTCCGGGTAAAAAAGAAAACTTTGCTGGCCTAGAGTATTTAAAGTTCGCTAAAGATGGCAATAAAGCGGCACTTGCCTTAGAAAAATTTCAAAAATCAGCTGAATTAGGTTTTGCTCAAGGACAAGTGAGTCTTGCTCAAATGTACCTTAATGGTATTGCCGTAGAAAAAGATCTTCAGGAATCACTGTTATGGTTTAAGAAAGGTGCCTTACAAGCTTATGAACCCGCAATATTAAAATATGCGATTGTTTGTCAGCAAGTTGGAAGTTGTGTCGTTGGAGACTTTTACCAAGAACTTGTACAAACGGGTGTAAATATTGAGTTTACCAAGCAAGCCGATGTTAGAGCCACGACAAAAGCTTTTGAAAAAGCATTAGAAGAAGCTGAAGCTAAAACCTAACAATATTTATAGAATTGATTAAAGGCTTAAAATTTATTTTAAGCCTTTTTTATGCCCGAAGAATAAGAGGTAACTGCAACTCTGCTACTTTTCAAATACTCGACTAAAGGGGGGAAGTGAATCGAGTAACTGTTTGCCATAACGCTTAGTTACTACGCGTTTATCCAACAAGGTAATAACCCCTTCATCCATTTCATTTCGTAACAACCTACCACATGCTTGAACCAATTTTTTTGATGTGTCTGGTACTGATAGCGTCATAAATGGATTACCTCCCTTGGCTGTAACATATTCGGCCTGTGCTTGTTCAACAGGAGAGGTAGGCACAGAAAAGGGGAGTTTAGTAATAATTAAGTTATTAAGATAATCGCCAGGTAAATCAAGTCCCTCGGAGAAACTTTGAGTGCCAAAAATAATACTTTCTTTGTTATCATCACAACGTTTTTTATGTAGCGCTATTATTTGTTGGCGTGATAATTCGCCTTGAACCATAATTTCAAGTTTATGATCTTCCCTCAATGCTAGTGCAACCTTATTCATCTGCCAATAAGAAGAAAAGAGCACTAAACTTGCGTTGCCTTGTTTGAGATACTTTGGCAATTTAGCAATCACTTCATCCGTAAATTCAGGAGCACTGGCTTCATTATCCATTTTTGCAATGACGAGTTGTGAATTGTTTTGATAATCAAAAGGCGAGTCGACTTGTTGATACTGACTACCATCATTATTTTTTAAACCTACTTGAAAACGAAAATGATCAAAGGAGTTTAATGCACGTAATGTCGCAGAGCAAAGGACAGCGCCTTCACATTGACTCCACAACAT
The DNA window shown above is from Colwellia psychrerythraea 34H and carries:
- a CDS encoding tetratricopeptide repeat protein, with the protein product MPLAAIRQDDEDEHLPEAKVDQQTISLAGSEEALASVNSSIAEDKDEEPYYHYTVDTKDPDPWLIVHRTKIIIFVILATAAVAGSIFYKDLKLNEQTNAMVAEPQLNDLYYVDFRVIKDNLRPTEKFRMAKVTDITGDVVTINFSSYFYLQEHELNEAIRYAQLRFEKFFQEKRHNYTKTELQALVGSGAIVLARRPVGNMLDGNVVVPDSHFKSSSVFIPGKKENFAGLEYLKFAKDGNKAALALEKFQKSAELGFAQGQVSLAQMYLNGIAVEKDLQESLLWFKKGALQAYEPAILKYAIVCQQVGSCVVGDFYQELVQTGVNIEFTKQADVRATTKAFEKALEEAEAKT